The DNA region CCACGAGTCGTCGCGATCCAGCTCGGCGAACAGTTCGTGCAATGGTGCTGGCGCCTGAACCTCGCCGTCGTTCAGCATTCTCTTGAGCATGCCGAATCCATCTGGTTCTTTCGCCTCTGTTCCGTCATACGCGAGGATGAGTGGGATGACACGCGCCAACGGAGGGTAAGAGATGAGCTGGTCTTGGGCTGATACTGATCATCTTGCTCGTGCTGGCGCTGACCCGTCGCCTCTGAACCGCGGCATCACCTCGCGCGCGAAGAGCTCCATGGAGCGGCGGACCTTGTCCTGGGCGAGGCCCCCGAAGCTCATCCAGCAGAGCAGCTGCCCCACACCCATCGCGCGCATCGCCTCGATCTTGGCAGCCACCGTGTCGGGCGAACCGAAGGCCAACGTCTCGCGGACCAGATCCTCCCAGTTGATCTTGCCGAGGCGCTCGGCCATGGCCCGAAAGCCGGCCTGCAGAGCCGGATGGGCGTCCTCGATCCGCTCGGGGATCACGAAGCGGCGGAAGGCCTCCTGGTACCAGAGCTCGGCGGCTTTCGCCTCCTGCTGGGCCTGGGCATCGGTGGGCGCCACGTAGATGTGGCGGGAGACTCCCCAGTCCCCCAGCAGCCCGGCGATCTCGCTCGGGCTCCGCCCGGCCTTCTCCAGCGCCGCCACGTAGGTGTCGCGCTGGGTCACGAGCTGCTCGACCCCGCCCCGCAGCATCGAGTTCAGCATCGGCCACCCGCGCAGCGCGGTGTTCTCGATCGTGTCCTTGGAGACGCAGACCTGGTAGAGGGGCGGATGCGGCCGCTGCAGGGGCTTGGGGATCACCTCGACGTTCTGAAACGAGAAGAACCGTCCCTGGAAGCTGAAGCGGGGCTCGGTCCAGGCCCGCACCACGACCTCCAGGGCCTCGTCCATGCGCTCGCGGTTCTCGATCTGGGGCACGCCGTAGCCGGCGAACTCCACCGGGCGGTTGCCGCGCCCGATGCCCACGTCCAGCCGGCCCTGGGAGATGATGTCCACCAGGGCCATCTGCTCGGCCAGGCGGATGGGATGATGGAAGGGCAGGATGGCGGCGGCCAGCCCGATCCGCACCCGCCGGGTTCGGGCGGCGATCGCCGCGGCCAGCGTGGCCGGATCCACCGAGAGCCCGTAGTCGATGAAGTGGTGCTCGGTGAGCCAGACCGCGTCGAACCCAAGCTCTTCCGCCCACTCCGCCTGCTGGAGCTCGTTGTGGATGATGTCTCGGTGGCGCAGCTGCGGCGGCGCCTGGAAGAAATAGTAGGTCCCGAAGCGCATAGCCATCGTTAGACCCCAAGATACCGCGACTGGATCTCGTGGTTCGCCGAGAGTTCCGGGGGCGTCGCGGAGTATACGATCTGGCCCCGGCTCAACACGTGCACGCGGTCGGCGACCGCCAGCGCCATCGGCATGTTCTGCTCGACGAGCAAGATGGAGAGCCCCTCGCGCTTGAGCTCCGCGATGACGCGCCCCACCTCGCGGACCAGCAGCGGCGCCAGCCCCTCGGTCGGCTCGTCCATGAGGAGCAGGTCGGGGTTGGTCATGAGCGCACGCCCGATGGCCAGCATCTGCTGCTCGCCGCCCGAGAGCTTGTTGGCCCGGTTGCCGGCGCGCTCTTGCAAGCGCGGGAACAGCTCGTGCACCTTGGCCAGCGTCCAGCGCCCGCCGTTGGCGCGGGCGGCGACCTCGAGGTTCTCGCGCACGGTCAGTGACGGGAACACGCGCCGCCCCTGCGGCACCAGCCCCATGCCGC from Candidatus Methylomirabilota bacterium includes:
- a CDS encoding LLM class flavin-dependent oxidoreductase, producing MRFGTYYFFQAPPQLRHRDIIHNELQQAEWAEELGFDAVWLTEHHFIDYGLSVDPATLAAAIAARTRRVRIGLAAAILPFHHPIRLAEQMALVDIISQGRLDVGIGRGNRPVEFAGYGVPQIENRERMDEALEVVVRAWTEPRFSFQGRFFSFQNVEVIPKPLQRPHPPLYQVCVSKDTIENTALRGWPMLNSMLRGGVEQLVTQRDTYVAALEKAGRSPSEIAGLLGDWGVSRHIYVAPTDAQAQQEAKAAELWYQEAFRRFVIPERIEDAHPALQAGFRAMAERLGKINWEDLVRETLAFGSPDTVAAKIEAMRAMGVGQLLCWMSFGGLAQDKVRRSMELFAREVMPRFRGDGSAPARAR
- a CDS encoding ABC transporter ATP-binding protein yields the protein MLEIAGVHTYYGESHVLHGVSLAVGPGEIVTILGRNGMGKTTLIRSVIGFTPARQGTIRFKGEDITRWPPFRAVERGMGLVPQGRRVFPSLTVRENLEVAARANGGRWTLAKVHELFPRLQERAGNRANKLSGGEQQMLAIGRALMTNPDLLLMDEPTEGLAPLLVREVGRVIAELKREGLSILLVEQNMPMALAVADRVHVLSRGQIVYSATPPELSANHEIQSRYLGV